The Lacipirellula parvula genome window below encodes:
- the bioA gene encoding adenosylmethionine--8-amino-7-oxononanoate transaminase, with protein sequence MATAAELTDWDLRHFWHSFTQMSEYESMIIERAEGCWLVDVHGRRYLDGVSSLWCNLLGHRHPRIEAAVAEQLGRLPHATTLGMGNVPAVELSRRLAELAPGDLNRVFYASDGACAVEAALKIAFQYWLQCPQPRSGKTKYLAYDSAYHGDTLGSTAVGGIERFHALYRPLLFDVLRLPPPDARTGDAAFHLAKLEAILQQHHAEIAALVIEPLLQGAAGMVMQPPGYLRGVRELTKKYDVLLIADEIVTGFCRTGRMFACEHEGVTPDMLCLGKSITSGTLPLAATIATDEVYAAFLGDYTTGCTFHHGHTYAGNPMAAAAACATLDVIGDERVLEETVPRLTERLARALAPLQEHPHVGDIRQLGTIVGVELCADRATGALYPPQERHGYHVCKRATGQGVWLRPLGDVIVVMPPLSISDAELELLVSVLTQSIDAVCK encoded by the coding sequence ATGGCAACCGCGGCGGAACTAACTGACTGGGATCTTCGCCACTTCTGGCACTCGTTCACGCAAATGAGCGAGTACGAGTCGATGATCATCGAGCGGGCCGAAGGGTGCTGGCTCGTCGACGTCCATGGCCGCCGTTACCTCGATGGCGTCAGCAGCTTGTGGTGCAACCTACTAGGGCACCGACATCCGCGGATCGAAGCGGCCGTCGCCGAACAGCTCGGCCGGCTGCCGCACGCGACGACGCTTGGCATGGGGAACGTCCCCGCGGTGGAACTTTCTCGCCGGCTCGCGGAACTCGCTCCCGGCGACCTCAACCGCGTCTTCTACGCCAGCGACGGCGCCTGTGCGGTCGAGGCGGCGCTGAAGATCGCCTTCCAATACTGGCTGCAATGCCCGCAGCCGCGCTCTGGCAAAACGAAATACCTCGCCTACGATAGCGCCTACCACGGCGATACCCTCGGCAGCACCGCAGTTGGCGGCATCGAGCGGTTTCACGCCCTCTACCGGCCGCTGCTGTTCGACGTGCTGCGATTGCCGCCGCCGGACGCCCGCACCGGCGACGCGGCGTTTCATTTGGCGAAGCTGGAGGCAATTCTCCAGCAGCATCACGCCGAGATCGCAGCGCTGGTGATCGAACCGCTGCTACAAGGCGCCGCCGGGATGGTGATGCAACCTCCGGGTTACCTCCGCGGCGTTCGCGAGCTCACCAAGAAGTACGACGTGCTGCTGATCGCCGACGAAATCGTCACCGGCTTCTGCCGCACCGGCCGGATGTTCGCCTGCGAGCATGAGGGGGTGACGCCCGATATGCTCTGCCTCGGCAAAAGCATCACCTCCGGCACGCTGCCGCTTGCCGCGACGATTGCCACGGACGAAGTTTACGCGGCGTTTCTCGGCGATTACACCACCGGCTGCACGTTCCATCACGGCCACACGTACGCTGGCAACCCGATGGCGGCGGCCGCGGCCTGCGCGACGCTCGACGTCATCGGCGATGAACGCGTCCTGGAAGAAACAGTCCCGCGACTCACGGAACGCCTGGCCCGCGCCCTCGCGCCGCTGCAAGAACATCCGCATGTCGGCGACATTCGGCAACTCGGCACGATCGTCGGCGTCGAGCTGTGCGCCGATCGCGCGACAGGCGCGCTCTACCCGCCCCAGGAACGCCACGGCTACCACGTCTGCAAGCGAGCAACGGGGCAGGGGGTCTGGCTGCGGCCACTGGGCGACGTGATCGTCGTGATGCCGCCGCTCTCGATCAGCGACGCTGAGTTAGAACTGCTCGTCAGCGTCCTCACGCAAAGCATCGACGCCGTCTGCAAGTAA
- the coaE gene encoding dephospho-CoA kinase (Dephospho-CoA kinase (CoaE) performs the final step in coenzyme A biosynthesis.): MLTIGLIGGIASGKSAVAAALAKRGAVIFDADRIGHAVLQRSAVRDELVALWGAGILDGAGGLSRPAIAKLVFGDTPAAKANRQHLEELLHPLIRAQIEAEIRQLPDTDVPAVVIDAPLLLESGWNEVCQAVAFVDAPREQRLARAEQNRGWSAEEFARREASQMPIEQKKGWSTHIIRNDGSLSELDAEVDRFWTAVRRR, translated from the coding sequence ATGCTCACCATCGGCCTTATCGGCGGCATCGCTAGCGGCAAGTCAGCGGTTGCTGCTGCGCTTGCCAAGCGCGGGGCCGTCATCTTCGACGCCGACCGAATCGGCCACGCGGTTCTCCAGCGCTCCGCCGTTCGCGACGAACTCGTCGCCTTGTGGGGCGCCGGCATCCTCGACGGGGCAGGGGGGCTCTCACGACCCGCAATCGCGAAGCTCGTCTTCGGCGATACCCCCGCAGCGAAGGCCAACCGCCAGCATCTCGAAGAGCTTCTCCACCCCCTGATTCGGGCCCAAATCGAAGCCGAAATCCGCCAACTCCCCGACACCGACGTGCCCGCCGTGGTCATCGACGCTCCGCTGCTGCTCGAGTCGGGCTGGAACGAGGTCTGCCAGGCGGTCGCGTTCGTCGACGCCCCCCGCGAGCAGCGACTCGCCCGCGCCGAACAAAATCGTGGCTGGTCGGCCGAAGAATTCGCTCGCAGAGAAGCCTCCCAAATGCCGATAGAGCAGAAGAAGGGTTGGTCGACCCACATCATCCGCAACGACGGCTCGCTGTCGGAATTGGATGCCGAGGTCGACCGATTCTGGACCGCGGTTAGGCGTCGCTAG
- a CDS encoding BlaI/MecI/CopY family transcriptional regulator produces the protein MAKKASRGLAAREQQIMEVIYQLGKASVAEVRERLTDPPSYSAVRTMIGHLERKGHLRRDRAGVKHLYSPVKSPRSVGRSALRGLIETFFPSSPGDALAGLIDDTAAKLTAEDLDRLEQAIQRARHEETEHGR, from the coding sequence ATGGCGAAGAAAGCGAGTCGAGGATTGGCCGCCCGCGAGCAGCAGATCATGGAAGTGATCTACCAGCTCGGCAAGGCGTCGGTCGCCGAGGTGCGGGAGCGGCTCACCGATCCGCCCAGCTATTCGGCCGTGCGAACGATGATCGGCCATCTGGAGCGCAAGGGCCATTTGCGCCGCGATCGGGCCGGCGTGAAGCATCTCTACTCGCCCGTAAAATCGCCGCGATCGGTTGGGCGGTCGGCGCTGCGGGGACTAATCGAAACGTTTTTTCCAAGTTCGCCGGGCGATGCGCTCGCGGGGCTCATCGACGACACGGCGGCCAAGTTGACGGCGGAAGATCTCGACCGTCTAGAACAAGCCATTCAACGTGCACGCCACGAGGAGACGGAACATGGTCGGTGA
- the rho gene encoding transcription termination factor Rho, with protein MAETGNRGPRYSRPQQPFPRQRRSYDEGVAPIDRQRLAELEQEEPLSFAEELDKAAERVRRVGSSIERTDKPDPNIHIAALQRLSMPELIEMAEEENIEEASGLKKQDLIFRILKSRVKFNGMMSGEGTLEILPDGFGFLRSPDYHYLSCPDDIYVSPSQIRRFGLHTGATVSGTIRPPKENERYFALLRVESINGLDPNMVNKKVMFDNLTPVHPDERIRMETTPEEIGMRVVDMIVPIGFGQRGLIVSPPRAGKTVLMQKMAKSVLANYPDAYVIMLLIDERPEEVTDMERQVKGPNCEVISSTFDETSARHVQVAEMVIEKAKRMVEYGRDVVIFLDSITRLARAWNSECPSSGKLLSGGIDANAMQRPKRFFGSARKVEEGGSLTIIATALVDTGSRMDEVIFEEFKGTGNQEIVLDRRLVDRRIWPAIDITKSGTRREEMLMDPEEYRRVSLLRRVLNEMNGPDAMELLGTRLRKTGSNAEFLMSIKD; from the coding sequence ATGGCAGAGACCGGCAACCGCGGGCCGCGGTACAGTCGGCCCCAACAGCCCTTCCCCCGTCAACGTCGTTCGTACGACGAAGGCGTGGCCCCGATCGATCGCCAACGCTTGGCGGAGCTCGAGCAGGAAGAACCGCTGTCGTTCGCCGAAGAACTCGACAAGGCCGCCGAGCGCGTTCGCCGCGTCGGCAGCAGCATCGAACGGACCGACAAGCCCGATCCGAACATCCACATCGCCGCCCTTCAGCGATTGAGCATGCCCGAGCTCATCGAGATGGCGGAAGAAGAAAACATCGAAGAAGCGAGCGGCCTGAAGAAGCAGGACCTCATCTTCCGCATCCTCAAGTCGCGGGTGAAGTTCAACGGCATGATGTCGGGCGAAGGGACGCTCGAAATCCTCCCGGACGGCTTCGGCTTCCTCCGCTCGCCCGACTACCACTACCTTTCCTGCCCGGACGACATCTACGTCTCGCCGAGCCAGATCCGCCGCTTCGGTCTCCACACCGGCGCCACGGTCTCCGGCACGATTCGTCCGCCGAAGGAAAACGAGCGCTACTTCGCGTTGCTACGGGTCGAGTCGATCAACGGCCTCGATCCGAACATGGTCAACAAGAAGGTCATGTTCGATAACCTAACCCCGGTTCACCCCGACGAGCGGATCCGCATGGAAACGACGCCGGAAGAAATCGGCATGCGGGTGGTCGACATGATCGTCCCCATCGGCTTCGGCCAGCGCGGTCTCATCGTCAGTCCCCCGCGGGCCGGCAAGACCGTCCTCATGCAGAAGATGGCCAAGTCGGTCCTCGCCAACTATCCCGACGCTTACGTCATCATGCTGTTGATCGACGAGCGGCCGGAAGAAGTGACCGACATGGAGCGCCAAGTGAAGGGCCCCAATTGCGAGGTCATTTCTAGCACCTTCGACGAAACCTCCGCCCGCCACGTCCAGGTCGCCGAAATGGTGATCGAAAAGGCGAAGCGGATGGTCGAGTACGGCCGCGACGTGGTGATCTTCCTCGATTCGATCACACGCCTGGCCCGTGCCTGGAACAGCGAATGCCCCAGTTCGGGCAAGCTGCTCTCCGGCGGCATCGACGCCAATGCGATGCAGCGCCCGAAGCGGTTCTTCGGCTCGGCTCGTAAGGTCGAAGAGGGGGGCTCGCTCACCATCATCGCGACGGCGCTCGTCGACACCGGCAGCCGCATGGACGAAGTGATCTTCGAAGAGTTCAAGGGGACCGGCAACCAGGAGATCGTCCTCGATCGCCGCCTAGTAGACCGCCGCATTTGGCCCGCCATCGACATCACCAAGAGCGGCACCCGCCGCGAAGAGATGCTGATGGATCCCGAAGAGTACCGCCGCGTGAGCCTGCTGCGTCGCGTCCTCAACGAGATGAACGGCCCCGATGCGATGGAACTGCTCGGCACCCGGCTCCGCAAGACCGGCTCGAACGCCGAGTTCTTGATGAGCATTAAGGACTAG
- a CDS encoding PQQ-binding-like beta-propeller repeat protein, whose translation MPSLFRILSLIVVISAPLAVAEPVNDGITVDAADWPWWRGPSRNGVANPDQTPPTEWSATENVVWKTPVPGRGHSSPTVFGDHVYLATADEEAETQSIVCFDRTTGKQLWETVCHRGGLMRKNEKSSAASGTVACDGESLFICFANSDAVFVTALALDGERRWQEKICDYKIHQGFGASPAIYQSLVIASADSHAGGVLAALDRKSGKVVWKHDRPQEPNYTSPIILHAAGKDQLFLTGCGLFSSFDPLTGNVLWEVPGATIECVTSTVTDGERVFCSGGYPKNHLAGVAADGSGELAWETRDRVYVPSLIERDGYLFGVLDAGVATCWESATGDQAWKKRLGGEFSASPVLVGDVIYATSEKGETFVFRANTKKYEEIAVNKLGDLALASPTICGSRIYMRVVEQVDGEPQEMLYCLGKE comes from the coding sequence GTGCCTTCCCTCTTTCGTATCCTCTCTTTGATCGTCGTCATCTCCGCGCCACTGGCCGTCGCTGAGCCAGTCAACGACGGCATCACCGTCGACGCCGCCGACTGGCCCTGGTGGCGCGGCCCGAGCCGCAACGGCGTCGCCAATCCCGACCAAACGCCGCCGACCGAGTGGAGTGCCACGGAAAACGTTGTTTGGAAGACCCCCGTCCCCGGCCGCGGGCATAGTTCGCCAACTGTTTTCGGCGACCACGTCTACCTCGCCACGGCCGACGAAGAAGCAGAAACCCAATCGATCGTCTGCTTCGATCGCACGACCGGTAAGCAGTTATGGGAGACAGTCTGCCATCGCGGCGGCTTGATGCGCAAGAACGAAAAGTCGTCGGCCGCATCAGGCACCGTCGCCTGCGATGGCGAAAGCCTCTTCATCTGCTTCGCCAACAGCGACGCCGTATTCGTGACGGCGCTCGCCCTCGACGGAGAGCGGCGCTGGCAAGAAAAGATCTGCGATTACAAGATTCACCAGGGTTTCGGCGCCTCGCCGGCGATCTACCAATCGCTGGTCATCGCCTCAGCCGACAGCCACGCCGGCGGGGTTCTCGCCGCGCTTGATCGCAAGTCGGGGAAAGTCGTGTGGAAGCACGATCGCCCGCAAGAACCGAACTATACCTCGCCGATCATTTTGCACGCCGCCGGCAAGGACCAGCTCTTTCTTACGGGTTGCGGCCTCTTCTCCAGCTTTGATCCGCTGACCGGCAACGTGCTGTGGGAAGTCCCCGGCGCCACGATCGAGTGCGTCACCTCGACCGTCACCGATGGCGAGCGCGTCTTTTGCAGCGGCGGCTATCCGAAGAATCATCTCGCCGGCGTTGCGGCCGACGGCTCGGGCGAGCTCGCTTGGGAAACGCGTGACCGCGTGTACGTCCCCTCGCTCATCGAGCGCGACGGTTACCTGTTCGGCGTCCTCGATGCGGGCGTCGCCACTTGCTGGGAGAGCGCCACCGGCGATCAGGCCTGGAAGAAACGGCTCGGCGGCGAGTTCAGCGCTTCACCCGTGCTCGTGGGAGACGTGATTTACGCGACCAGCGAAAAGGGCGAGACGTTTGTCTTCCGGGCAAACACCAAGAAGTACGAAGAAATCGCCGTCAATAAGCTCGGCGACTTGGCGCTGGCGAGCCCCACGATTTGCGGCAGCCGAATTTACATGCGCGTCGTCGAGCAAGTCGACGGCGAACCGCAGGAAATGCTCTACTGTCTCGGGAAGGAGTGA
- the polA gene encoding DNA polymerase I: MAKRARQTTFPGMDEPEPQPAAKASRAAAGLVVNHAAAPAEDSTPAGPLAICDWTIYVVDSYSLIFQVFHAMSGSELTSPRGEPVGAVYGFTRDLVQLMERKQPTALLCAFDLSGPTFRHEMYDSYKADRSEMPESLSAQIPKIREVVQAMGIPVVDYPGFEADDVMATVARLCEEGGARCLLVTADKDCRQLLTSQTAIYNIRKDLEYGATELYGDWGIAPEQVVDFQSLVGDKIDNVPGVPLIGPKIAKELLEKYGSLENVLDHAGELGGKRSQNLIEHREAALLSRKLVELDKNVPIAIDWSSARIGGFDEARLADLFRDYGFRGLAERVMAVAGANTVKTPGQLIPAVSDWDGDYQVVDTPEALAVLISQMEQQEQLSIDTETTAISPRIAEVVGYSFAWRPGQAFYVPVRGPEGDRVLDPAETAAALKPIFENPAIAKIGQNIKYDIIVLRTVGIELRGVAFDTMVADYLIDSGERTHNLDHLSLKYLGHETIRIGEIIGSGKNQLRMDQAPVAAVGEYAAEDADVPLRLMPLLVDRLSADNLAELNETIEVPLIDVLADLEYLGVSVDVARLKELSVEYGERLQQLKIEIEELASRPLNIDSPKQLAELLFTDLKLPVIKKTKTGASTDASVLEELAPLHPLPAKIVEYRQYSKLLGTYIDALPELVNPATGRVHASLNQVVAATGRLSSSNPNLQNIPIRTREGREIRSAFKAGEPGWVLLAADYSQIELRVLAHYCGDPSLRQAFENDEDIHRLVASQVNGVSMDEVTNEMRRGAKAVNFGIIYGQSPFGLAKGLGISKEEASDFIEKYFATYPGVMDYLIDTLTLCREQGYVTTLFNRRRAIDGVRPVPPGLREKSGALRFLNVPERTAVNAVIQGTAADLIKVAMIRIQDRLKQEKLPGRMLLQIHDELLFETPPEAAAELAALVRQEMSTVAELAVPLKVDVKVGPNWAACEAWEE; the protein is encoded by the coding sequence ATGGCCAAAAGAGCTCGCCAAACGACGTTCCCGGGCATGGACGAACCGGAACCGCAGCCCGCCGCCAAAGCGAGTCGCGCCGCTGCGGGGTTGGTGGTAAACCACGCCGCCGCGCCAGCCGAGGATTCGACGCCAGCCGGCCCTCTCGCCATCTGCGATTGGACGATTTATGTCGTCGACTCCTACTCGCTGATTTTCCAGGTCTTCCACGCGATGTCGGGCTCGGAGCTAACCAGCCCCCGCGGCGAACCGGTCGGCGCCGTCTATGGCTTCACCCGCGATCTGGTCCAGCTGATGGAGCGGAAGCAGCCGACGGCTCTCCTCTGCGCGTTTGACCTCTCGGGGCCGACATTTCGTCACGAAATGTACGACTCCTACAAAGCCGACCGCAGCGAGATGCCCGAATCGCTCTCGGCTCAGATCCCGAAAATCCGCGAAGTCGTCCAGGCGATGGGCATCCCGGTGGTCGACTACCCCGGCTTCGAGGCCGACGACGTGATGGCCACCGTTGCCCGCCTGTGCGAAGAAGGGGGGGCCCGCTGCCTGCTCGTTACGGCCGATAAGGACTGCCGGCAACTCCTCACCAGCCAAACCGCGATCTACAACATCCGCAAAGACCTCGAATACGGCGCCACCGAACTCTACGGTGATTGGGGCATCGCCCCCGAACAGGTCGTCGACTTCCAGTCACTCGTGGGCGACAAAATCGACAACGTCCCCGGCGTCCCGCTCATCGGGCCGAAGATCGCCAAGGAACTGCTCGAAAAGTACGGCTCGCTCGAAAACGTCCTCGATCACGCCGGCGAACTTGGCGGCAAGCGGAGCCAGAACCTCATCGAGCATCGCGAAGCCGCGCTCCTCTCGCGCAAGCTGGTCGAACTCGACAAGAACGTGCCGATTGCCATCGACTGGAGCTCGGCCCGCATCGGCGGCTTCGACGAAGCGCGGCTCGCCGACCTCTTCCGCGACTACGGCTTCCGGGGCCTCGCCGAGCGGGTGATGGCTGTCGCCGGCGCGAACACCGTGAAGACGCCGGGCCAGTTGATTCCCGCAGTCAGCGACTGGGACGGCGACTATCAGGTCGTCGACACCCCCGAAGCGCTCGCGGTGCTCATCAGCCAGATGGAGCAGCAGGAGCAGCTCTCAATCGACACCGAAACGACCGCGATCTCGCCGCGAATCGCCGAGGTCGTCGGTTATTCGTTCGCGTGGCGGCCAGGGCAGGCGTTTTATGTACCGGTGCGGGGCCCCGAGGGCGACCGCGTCCTCGACCCTGCGGAGACCGCCGCCGCCCTGAAACCGATCTTCGAAAACCCCGCGATCGCGAAGATCGGCCAGAACATCAAGTACGACATCATCGTGCTCCGCACGGTTGGGATCGAACTGCGCGGCGTCGCCTTCGACACGATGGTCGCCGACTATCTGATCGACTCGGGCGAGCGGACGCACAACCTCGACCACCTCTCGCTCAAGTACCTCGGTCACGAAACGATCCGCATCGGCGAGATCATCGGCTCGGGCAAGAACCAGCTCCGCATGGATCAGGCCCCCGTCGCCGCCGTCGGCGAATATGCGGCCGAAGACGCCGACGTGCCGCTGCGGCTGATGCCGCTCCTTGTCGACCGCCTCTCCGCGGACAACCTCGCCGAGCTCAACGAAACGATCGAAGTCCCGCTGATCGATGTCCTCGCCGACCTCGAGTACCTCGGCGTCAGCGTCGACGTCGCTCGGCTGAAGGAACTGAGCGTCGAATACGGCGAGCGGCTGCAGCAGCTAAAGATCGAGATCGAAGAACTCGCCAGCCGGCCGCTGAACATCGACTCGCCCAAACAGCTCGCCGAGCTGCTATTTACCGACCTGAAGCTGCCGGTCATCAAAAAGACGAAAACCGGCGCGAGCACCGACGCCAGTGTGCTGGAAGAACTTGCCCCGCTCCACCCGCTGCCGGCCAAGATTGTCGAGTACCGCCAATACTCAAAACTGCTCGGCACCTACATCGATGCCCTGCCGGAACTGGTGAATCCCGCCACCGGCCGCGTCCACGCCTCGCTCAACCAGGTCGTCGCCGCCACCGGCCGGCTCAGTTCCAGCAACCCGAACTTGCAAAACATCCCCATCCGCACCCGCGAAGGCCGTGAAATCCGCTCGGCGTTCAAAGCGGGAGAACCGGGCTGGGTGCTGCTCGCCGCCGACTATTCGCAAATCGAGCTCCGCGTCCTCGCCCACTACTGCGGCGACCCCAGCCTGCGGCAGGCGTTCGAAAACGACGAAGACATCCATCGCCTCGTCGCCAGCCAAGTAAACGGCGTGTCGATGGACGAGGTGACCAACGAAATGCGTCGCGGCGCCAAGGCGGTCAACTTCGGCATCATCTACGGCCAAAGCCCGTTCGGCTTAGCGAAGGGACTCGGCATCTCCAAGGAAGAGGCGTCCGACTTCATCGAGAAGTACTTCGCCACCTACCCGGGCGTGATGGATTACCTGATCGACACGCTCACCCTCTGCCGCGAGCAAGGATACGTCACCACGCTGTTCAACCGCCGCCGCGCGATCGACGGCGTCCGCCCCGTGCCGCCGGGGCTGCGCGAAAAGTCGGGCGCCCTCCGCTTCCTCAACGTGCCCGAACGAACCGCGGTGAACGCCGTCATCCAGGGAACCGCCGCCGATCTCATCAAGGTCGCGATGATCCGCATCCAAGACCGCCTCAAGCAAGAAAAGTTGCCCGGCCGGATGCTGCTGCAAATCCACGACGAACTACTATTCGAAACGCCGCCCGAAGCTGCCGCGGAACTCGCCGCGCTCGTCCGGCAAGAAATGTCGACCGTCGCCGAGCTCGCCGTGCCACTAAAGGTCGACGTGAAAGTCGGCCCCAACTGGGCAGCATGCGAAGCCTGGGAAGAATGA
- a CDS encoding SAM hydrolase/SAM-dependent halogenase family protein — MPPIPVITLTTDFGEGSPYIAAMKGVILSINPAMQIVDVTHAIAPQDVRGGAIILDEITPLYLSGSLHIAVVDPGVGSARALVYAEIGDQRYIGPDNGLFSRLASRLGASKIRAITEERWFRQPVAPTFHGRDIMAPAAAHLSLGANPDDLGPPFAQLVELVWPGAVKVANRIDGQVTAIDSFGNLITDITREMLAGVPTDETVGIFCDEHETRCIFNAYADQPPMTLIALIGSNDCLELAIVEDSAKIMLGVRVGTPVQVKW, encoded by the coding sequence ATGCCCCCCATCCCCGTCATCACGCTCACGACCGACTTCGGCGAGGGGAGCCCTTACATCGCCGCGATGAAGGGCGTCATCCTCTCCATCAACCCCGCGATGCAAATCGTCGACGTCACGCACGCCATCGCTCCGCAAGACGTCCGCGGCGGGGCGATCATTCTCGACGAAATCACCCCGCTATATCTGAGCGGATCGCTGCATATTGCGGTCGTCGATCCGGGCGTCGGCTCGGCCCGGGCGCTCGTTTACGCCGAGATCGGCGATCAGCGATACATCGGCCCCGATAACGGACTGTTCTCGCGGTTGGCGAGTCGGCTCGGCGCGTCTAAGATACGTGCTATCACCGAGGAGCGGTGGTTCCGGCAGCCCGTGGCGCCGACGTTCCACGGTCGCGATATCATGGCGCCGGCGGCAGCGCATCTCAGTCTCGGGGCAAATCCCGACGACCTGGGCCCGCCCTTTGCGCAGCTCGTTGAACTCGTCTGGCCGGGAGCAGTGAAAGTGGCAAATCGCATCGACGGCCAGGTGACGGCGATCGACTCGTTCGGCAACCTGATCACCGACATCACCCGCGAAATGCTCGCCGGCGTCCCGACCGACGAGACAGTCGGCATCTTCTGCGACGAGCACGAAACCCGCTGCATTTTCAACGCCTACGCCGATCAGCCCCCAATGACGCTGATCGCGCTCATTGGCTCGAACGACTGCCTCGAATTGGCAATCGTCGAGGACAGTGCGAAGATCATGCTCGGCGTCCGCGTCGGCACGCCGGTGCAGGTTAAATGGTAG
- a CDS encoding ABC transporter ATP-binding protein, whose amino-acid sequence MPSPPSHDSASDSPPPNTATSRTRFDHYRELVRTKQLPKGGGPHGEGRNREEKGRVRSARQLAWAFIRLLRPFRLQVFWILASATIATLIGLLPPAGTKFIIDYGLSGRTLPEPWRSRFPQLADPHRLLLATVVAVVIVSLVKIVIYLWGRWYATKISKQIQLNVRQRVFEHAVRLPLHRVQQIRSGGVASILREDGGAVGELMFGMIFNPWRAVIQLVGSLAILAWVDWKLLTGAVILLPVVFFTHRAWISNIRPQFRVIRKQREQIDAGAAESFAGMRVVRAFSRQRRETARFVTDNNLMARQELYAWWWMRGIEMVWEALIPIASAALLFYGGWQVLAGQITVGDLMMFLVYLLMLLEPLATLVSSATQFQNSLSGLDRVLDLLDEAREMPASPNSIKVDHRAIAGAIEFDNVTFAYPGGEAPALSDVNLKVQAGQTVALVGPSGAGKTTLSNLVARFYDPTAGRVLLDGRDLRDYDVESFRAILGIVEQDVFLFDGTIAANISYSRRDATEGEIRAAAETANAAEFIDRLPDGLQTVIGERGVRLSGGQRQRLAIARAVLADPKLLILDEATSNLDTDSEQLIQQSLATLMQGRTSFVIAHRLSTIAGADLIVVVEGGRISQTGTHAELMAQGGKYRSMVEQQIHMTLGSMAPGG is encoded by the coding sequence ATGCCATCGCCCCCTTCACATGATTCGGCGTCTGACTCGCCGCCGCCGAACACCGCCACGAGCCGCACGCGGTTCGATCACTACCGCGAGTTGGTGCGGACGAAGCAACTGCCGAAAGGGGGCGGCCCACACGGCGAAGGACGCAATCGCGAGGAAAAAGGGCGCGTCCGCTCGGCGCGGCAACTGGCGTGGGCATTCATTCGCCTGCTACGCCCCTTCCGCCTGCAGGTTTTCTGGATCCTCGCCTCGGCAACGATCGCCACGCTCATCGGCCTGCTCCCCCCCGCCGGCACGAAGTTCATCATCGACTACGGCCTCAGCGGCCGGACGCTTCCCGAGCCGTGGCGCAGCCGCTTCCCGCAACTCGCTGATCCGCACCGGCTGCTGTTAGCAACCGTGGTCGCGGTGGTCATCGTGTCCCTCGTAAAAATCGTCATCTACCTGTGGGGCCGGTGGTACGCGACGAAGATCTCAAAGCAAATTCAACTCAATGTCCGGCAGCGCGTCTTCGAACATGCCGTGCGATTGCCGCTCCATCGCGTGCAGCAAATTCGCTCGGGCGGCGTCGCGTCGATCTTGCGCGAAGACGGCGGCGCCGTCGGCGAGTTGATGTTCGGCATGATCTTCAACCCCTGGCGAGCGGTCATCCAGCTCGTCGGCAGCCTCGCGATTCTGGCTTGGGTCGATTGGAAGCTGCTCACCGGCGCCGTCATCTTGCTGCCCGTCGTGTTCTTCACGCACCGGGCCTGGATTAGCAACATCCGGCCGCAGTTCCGCGTCATTCGCAAGCAACGCGAGCAAATCGACGCCGGCGCCGCCGAATCGTTTGCCGGCATGCGCGTCGTGCGAGCGTTTAGCCGGCAGCGTCGTGAGACGGCCCGCTTCGTCACCGACAACAACCTCATGGCGCGGCAGGAACTTTACGCCTGGTGGTGGATGCGCGGCATCGAGATGGTGTGGGAAGCGCTCATTCCCATCGCGAGCGCGGCGCTGCTGTTTTACGGCGGTTGGCAGGTCCTCGCCGGGCAAATCACCGTCGGCGACCTGATGATGTTCCTCGTCTACCTCCTGATGCTGCTCGAACCGCTCGCCACGTTGGTTTCCAGCGCTACGCAATTTCAGAACAGCCTCAGCGGCCTTGATCGAGTGCTCGACCTGCTCGACGAAGCCCGCGAGATGCCCGCTTCGCCGAACTCGATCAAAGTCGATCACCGCGCGATTGCCGGCGCCATCGAGTTCGACAACGTCACCTTTGCCTATCCCGGCGGCGAAGCGCCGGCGCTCAGCGACGTGAACCTGAAAGTGCAGGCGGGGCAAACGGTCGCGCTCGTCGGCCCCAGCGGCGCCGGCAAAACGACGCTCAGCAATCTGGTGGCGCGGTTCTACGATCCCACCGCCGGCCGCGTGCTGCTCGATGGCCGCGACCTCCGCGACTACGACGTCGAATCGTTCCGCGCGATCCTCGGCATTGTTGAACAGGACGTGTTTCTGTTCGACGGGACGATTGCCGCCAACATCTCTTACTCCCGCCGCGACGCAACAGAGGGCGAGATTCGCGCCGCCGCCGAAACGGCTAACGCCGCCGAGTTCATCGACCGGCTCCCCGACGGACTGCAAACCGTCATCGGCGAACGCGGCGTCCGCCTCAGTGGCGGGCAGCGGCAACGCCTCGCGATCGCACGGGCCGTCCTCGCCGATCCGAAACTGCTGATTCTCGACGAAGCGACAAGCAACCTCGACACCGACAGCGAGCAACTTATCCAGCAAAGCCTGGCGACGCTCATGCAAGGCCGCACAAGTTTCGTCATCGCCCACCGCCTCAGCACGATCGCCGGCGCCGACCTCATCGTCGTGGTCGAAGGGGGCCGCATCAGCCAGACTGGCACGCATGCAGAACTGATGGCCCAAGGGGGTAAATACCGCAGCATGGTCGAGCAGCAGATTCACATGACGCTCGGCAGCATGGCCCCCGGCGGCTAA